A window from Telopea speciosissima isolate NSW1024214 ecotype Mountain lineage chromosome 8, Tspe_v1, whole genome shotgun sequence encodes these proteins:
- the LOC122671672 gene encoding E3 ubiquitin-protein ligase RGLG2-like: MGGKSSKGTSWRQTSSSGSSSWNNHDYPQSPYVQQTPTYASQPHYAPQQQYAPQQQFAPPPATYGSRDPDPRKKLERRYSRIADNYNSLEQVTEALAHAGLESSNLIVGIDFTKSNEWTGARSFNRRSLHHIGDTQNPYEQAMSIIGRTLTAFDEDNLIPCFGFGDASTHDQNVFSFYPDERPCDGFEEALARYREIVPNLRLAGPTSFAPIIEMAMTIVEQSGGQYHVLLIIADGQVTRSVDTEHGRLSPQEQKTVEAIVKASEYPLSIILVGVGDGPWDMMREFDDNIPARAFDNFQFVNFTDIMLKNVPVSRKETEFALAALMEIPSQYKATIELNILGCKRGEAPNRVPLPPPVYGAAASFSSSKPSRSTSFQPSETNYHGNDMTFGTAPPESDAFDSQLCPICLSNPKNMAFGCGHQTCCECGEDLQQCPICRSSIQTRIKLY, encoded by the exons ATGGGGGGTAAAAGTTCAAAGGGGACGAGTTGGAGACAGACTTCCTCATCTGGGTCTAGTTCTTGGAATAATCATGACTATCCGCAGTCGCCATATGTTCAACAGACCCCAACCTATGCTTCTCAGCCGCATTATGCGCCACAGCAGCAGTACGCACCTCAGCAGCAGTTTGCACCACCACCTGCAACGTATGGTTCCCGAGATCCGGATCCAAGAAAGAAGTTGGAAAGGAGGTATTCAAGGATAGCCGATAACTACAATTCCTTGGAACAG GTCACTGAGGCTCTTGCACATGCTGGCCTTGAGTCTTCTAATCTCATTGTTGGTATTGACTTCACTAAGAGCAACGAGTGGACAG GTGCTAGGTCATTCAATCGGCGAAGCTTACATCACATTGGAGATACTCAAAATCCCTATGAGCAAGCAATGTCTATCATTGGAAGAACATTAACTGCTTTCGATGAGGATAATTTGATACCCTGTTTTGGATTTGGAGATG CATCAACACATGATCAAAATGTCTTTAGTTTCTATCCTGATGAGAGACCCTGTGATGGATTTGAGGAAGCATTGGCTCGATACAGAGAAATAGTCCCCAATCTACGATTGGCAG GACCAACATCATTTGCTCCTATTATTGAAATGGCTATGACTATCGTCGAGCAAAGTGGTGGCCAGTACCATGTTTTATTGATAATAGCTGATGGGCAG GTAACAAGAAGCGTTGATACGGAGCATGGCCGGTTAAGTCCACAGGAGCAAAAGACTGTGGAAGCAATTGTGAAAGCAAG TGAGTATCCCTTGTCAATTATTTTAGTCGGAGTTGGAGATGGACCTTGGGATATGATGAGGGAATTCGATGACAATATCCCCGCTCGGGCCTTCGATAATTTCCAG TTTGTGAATTTTACAGATATTATGTTGAAGAATGTGCCAGTTTCCAGGAAAGAGACGGAATTTGCTCTTGCAGCCTTAATGGAAATACCTTCTCAGTATAAGGCAACAATAGAGCTCAATATTCTGGG TTGCAAAAGAGGGGAAGCTCCAAACAGGGTTCCTCTCCCCCCTCCTGTTTATGGTGCAGCAGCTTCATTTAGCAGCTCAAAGCCTTCTCGTTCAACTAGTTTCCAGCCAAGTGAAACAAATTATCATGGAAATGACATGACTTTCGGTACTGCTCCACCTGAAAGTGATGCTTTTGATAGCCAG CTCTGCCCTATCTGCCTTAGCAATCCTAAAAACATGGCTTTTGGTTGCGGGCATCAG ACCTGCTGTGAATGTGGAGAAGACCTTCAGCAATGCCCCATCTGCCGGAGTTCGATACAGACTAGAATAAAGCTCTATTGA
- the LOC122671671 gene encoding aldehyde oxidase GLOX-like: MEITNRFFFPLTFKIKFKALLILLLLQLVGSVSAIRKRNSTIGRREGTWKLLSRNTGVVAMHMALTRHNTVIIFDQTQAGRSNYLLRRRRCLSIRSSNPKALLRDSSCWAHSVEYDISRNSFQPLQLETDTWCSSGAFLSNGTLLQTGGHGNGYRRIRHFKSCSGGGSHRRRRRSSCGWRRSKVLLRDNRWFASNQILPHKDQTIVVGGKGVFTYEFVPKSKSSHEHRSFVLPFLHSTNDEHEGGNNLYPFLHLSSDGNLFIFANRDSILLNYRRNKVMKTFPRMPGAGSRNYPSSGSSVLLPLDHKDRFSKLEVMVCGGAASGAYRAALEGRYVEALRSCGRMVITGNKHKWVMEEMPGPRLMSDMLILPTGHILIINGARHGCAGRHNGTRPALEPYLYNPKKKLGRRFRVLPFTRIPRMYHSSAVLLPDGRILVAGGNPDERYTFRNVAFPTELRLQAFVPHYMDHSFHHIRPRNVTVSYTHGGDGARYGEEFRVRFRLHKKTERDLKFSVYAPPFTTHAFSMNQRMLRLWCKRVEKEKDGWVSAVVEAPPSPNVAPSGYYLLTVVNDGIPSISEWVKFIQSE; the protein is encoded by the exons ATGGAAATCACGAATagattcttctttcctcttaccTTCAAAATCAAGTTCAAAGCCCTCCTTATACTATTACTACTACAACTCGTTGGAAGTGTGAGCGCcattagaaaaagaaattccaccataggaagaagggaagggacTTGGAAGCTTCTCTCAAGGAACACAGGAGTGGTAGCCATGCACATGGCCTTGACACGTCACAACACAGTCATCATATTTGACCAAACCCAAGCCGGCCGATCCAATTACCTCCTCCGCCGGCGACGTTGCCTCTCCATCAGATCTTCCAACCCTAAAGCCCTCCTCCGTGACTCCTCCTGCTGGGCTCACTCCGTTGAGTACGATATCTCCCGTAATTCTTTTCAACCTCTACAGCTCGAAACCGACACTTGGTGCTCCTCCGGTGCTTTCTTGAGCAATGGAACACTTCTCCAAACCGGCGGCCACGGTAATGGTTACCGGAGAATCCGACACTTCAAGTCTTGCTCCGGCGGCGGCagccacagaagaagaagaagaagcagctgCGGGTGGAGACGGTCTAAGGTTTTGTTGAGGGATAACAGATGGTTTGCTTCAAATCAGATACTACCACATAAGGATCAAACCATTGTGGTTGGAGGCAAAGGGGTCTTCACCTACGAATTCGTACCCAAATCCAAATCATCTCACGAGCATAGATCTTTCGTTCTTCCTTTCCTACACTCGACTAACGATGAACACGAAGGAGGGAACAATTTGTATCCTTTCCTTCATCTATCGTCAGATGGGAATCTTTTCATCTTCGCCAATAGAGATTCCATTCTCTTGAACTACAGGAGGAACAAAGTAATGAAGACCTTCCCTAGGATGCCCGGTGCTGGGTCCAGGAATTACCCCAGCTCAggttcttctgttcttcttcctctcgacCACAAGGACAGATTCTCTAAGCTGGAAGTCATGGTATGTGGTGGTGCAGCCTCAGGAGCTTACAG GGCTGCCCTAGAAGGACGATATGTGGAGGCATTGAGGTCTTGTGGAAGAATGGTAATCACAGGGAACAAACACAAGTGGGTGATGGAAGAAATGCCGGGCCCACGTCTAATGAGTGATATGCTGATTCTCCCTACCGGCCACATCTTAATCATCAACGGTGCGAGACATGGCTGTGCAGGAAGACACAATGGTACAAGGCCAGCATTGGAGCCTTACCTCtacaatcccaaaaaaaaattaggaagaaGGTTCAGGGTTCTCCCGTTCACAAGGATACCTAGAATGTATCACTCGTCGGCCGTTCTTCTCCCCGACGGGAGAATCTTAGTCGCCGGAGGAAATCCTGACGAGAGATACACCTTTAGAAACGTAGCTTTCCCAACCGAATTAAGGTTGCAGGCTTTCGTACCTCACTACATGGATCATTCCTTCCACCATATAAGGCCGAGAAACGTAACGGTAAGTTACACTCACGGCGGAGACGGTGCAAGATACGGGGAAGAATTTAGGGTACGGTTCAGGCTCCATAAGAAAACGGAACGGGATTTGAAGTTTAGTGTTTATGCACCACCGTTCACGACTCATGCGTTCTCAATGAATCAGAGAATGTTGAGGCTGTGGTGTAAGAGagtggagaaagagaaagatggtTGGGTTAGTGCGGTTGTAGAGGCTCCACCTTCGCCCAACGTTGCACCTTCTGGTTATTATCTTCTCACAGTCGTTAATGACGGAATCCCAAGTATATCAGAGTGGGTCAAGTTTATACAGTCCGAATAG